CTTGCTGGCTATGACTTTGTCAGTGATGAAGGAGCGATATTTACGCTTTTCGAGGACGATTTTTTACCCGACACGGGAATTGCCAAACAGATCGACGAATTGGCGAAAAAAGCCGAAGCAGGATTTGACGAAGTCATCGGAAATGCCAAAGGAAAATTGACACGATCGAATGAAGGCGAATCTTCGATGGGCAATTTCGTTGTTGACGCAATGAGAATCGAAGCGAATGCGGACATTGGATTTTCAAATCATGGCGGCGTCCGTGCTGATCTATCGGCTGGACAGATAACGCCACGGGATTTGTTCCGAGTTATGCCGTTTGGTAACCGACTTGTTATTTTTAATGTGACCGGTGAATTTCTAAAATCGCTCATTGAAGACCGCGTTACTGGAAATAGCCGGGGCATGTTGGTTTCTGGCGCAAAAGTCTTAATCGATAGAAGGAAGCCGGATGGAAACCGNNNNNNNNNNCCGTGTTGTGTCTTTTTTGATTGGCGATAAACCGGTTGATCCAAAGAAGATGTATAGATTAGCCGTTTCCGATTATCTCGCAGAAGGAAATTCTGGATTCGATCGCCTGACGCAAATAGCGCCGGAACATGTTATTTTTACGGGGACGTTGTTAAGACAAACAATGATCGACTACGTCAGTAAATATTCGCCAGTCACCTCGACGCTTGATGGACGATGGAAAGAAATAAAATAAAACATGGCGATATATCGTATCACTAATCGAAGTATATCCCGCATATTCTCGATATTGATCCTGATCTTTTCTTCTGCCTTATCCCAAAGTGAAAATAAATATTTTTTGACGTACGACGATTTTA
This genomic interval from Candidatus Marinimicrobia bacterium CG08_land_8_20_14_0_20_45_22 contains the following:
- a CDS encoding multifunctional 2',3'-cyclic-nucleotide 2'-phosphodiesterase/5'-nucleotidase/3'-nucleotidase produces the protein THCWLDYDPPTAYLKMEKEIKEGKPFPLKGASAMEVARAVPGIDIMFTGHLHRGFYKPWEDAVNHTLIFQNYANGSNLGHVNFYIHRKTGTLAGYDFVSDEGAIFTLFEDDFLPDTGIAKQIDELAKKAEAGFDEVIGNAKGKLTRSNEGESSMGNFVVDAMRIEANADIGFSNHGGVRADLSAGQITPRDLFRVMPFGNRLVIFNVTGEFLKSLIEDRVTGNSRGMLVSGAKVLIDRRKPDGNRXXXPCCVFFDWR